From the Lysinibacillus fusiformis genome, the window TCTTTACAGAAATAGATGGCTGGATTATTGACGAGGCGCATCAATTTATTCAGGCTGCTATGCAGCAGGATGAAGTGGTCTTCTCCTATACACAGTGGAAGTATATTTTTGGACAAATTGGCACGATGGAGGACACCGCTCTATTTCAACAATTTTGCCAAGCAGCGAAGAAAAAACAGCGAGTGGCCATGCAAAATTTGCAGCATCTAGACGCACAATTTATACGTTTACAGCGGACATTTGATGAAACCATTCAGAGGGCTGTTCAAAAAATGCAACAGCAAATGAAAGGCAAACAAGCAGGTAGTAAATGCACCTTGTTCTTAGAGGATGTCTCACTTGCGAAAGAATCGTTTGCACAAGTAAGCAAACTAACCCAGCAATGGCTGGATCTCGCTACTAGCATTACGCAGTCATTCGAAAATGCGATTGAGCAGCTTGATAAAAACGATCAATATGTATTATCAGAATGGCAATATTGGATTCGAGAAGTGAAGATAAAAATTGCTGAATGGGACGATATTTTTCTATCACCACAGGAAGGCAATTCTGTTTGGTTAGAATTTGATGTACGGAGTGTCCCTGGTAGTCTTCATGTCTTTAAAAAGCCTGTCAATGTCACGCCGATAATTGAACAAGTATTAGCACCATTACGTCAACAAGCAAGTATTGTTTGGACATCTGGCACATTAACGGTACCAGGCAATGAGGGTTTTGTTACACGCCAGTTAGGTATCGCTGATAATGTCGAAGTCTTGAAACTGCAAGCTCCGCCAGCCTACTATGCTGGAGCAAAGGCATTTATTGTCACCGATATGCCAGATATTCAGCATGTCAGCCAGGAAGAATACATTGAGGCTGTTGCCCATGCAATTACGCGGACTGTTCGAATGACAGAGGGACGTTGCTTTGTGCTCTTTACAGCACAGGATATGCTACGAAAAACAGTCGAGCTTATCCAAGATAGTGAACTTTTAGATGATTACATGCTATTTGCACAAGGTGTAACAGGCGGTAGCCGTATGCGTATTCTAAAATCATTTCAAAAATTTAGTCATGCCGTTCTATTTGGTACAAACAGTTTTTGGGAGGGGGTAGATGTTCCAGGAGATGCACTGGCCTCTGTCATTGTCGTACGATTACCATTTTCTTCACCAGAAGAGCCTGTTTTTAAGGCAAGGGCAAAGCACCTAACTACTCAAGGCCGCAATTCCTTTACTGAGCTTTCCCTACCAGAAGCGATCATGAGGTTTAAGCAAGGCTTTGGTCGATTAATACGTTCTTCGCAGGATAAAGGAGCTTTTATTGTCCTAGACCGACGAATTACTAGTAAGTCATATGGGAAAGAGTTTATTAAGGCATTGCCACCTATCGATGTCAAGAAATTACAGCTACCCGAATTGTTAAAGGAACTAAATCATTGGCAAAAATAATAGAAACCCCTTTTAGCATTGCTAGAAGGGGTTTTTTACATATTGTTGAAGCCATAAAAGAGTGGCAATGTTTATGATTCTCGTTGCTTGTTTTTATTTTGCTCATCAAAAAGATTAGCATTACGAACGATTTCTGTAATATATTTCATAGTGATTGCCGTTGCTTGTTCGGCATCATAACTTTTGCGATTATTCAATAGGTTCGTAAACATGCCTTGCCAAATTAATAGTGTAATTTCATTGATGGCATCAACATTGCCTTCAGTTAAGTAGCCTTCTTTTAAAGCGATCTCTAACATAGAACGCCCTCGTTTCGTTAGACTGTGTTGAAATAAAATGGTCTTTAAATCATCAGGGATATTGATTAAATCATTGGGGTAAAAATTATAATAATTTTCCAATAGTGCTTCTGGTGTTTCCCCTAAATCCATGATAAAGACTGCGTGAAAAATCTGAGGTTGTTTGAAGGAATATTGACAAAAGCACTCCCAAGCCAATAAGTATTTTTCAATAGGATCTTTGCCTCTTTCTATGTAGCGAGCAACTTCGTTGGTATAGTCTTGCAAGCATCTCATCGATGCAAAAAATAGAAGATGCGAGATTTCTGAAAAATAATTGTAGATAGTAGCACTGTTGTAACCTGCTTTATCAGCAACCTTTCGAATCGTGACATTTTCCAGCCCTTCTTCTTCGATGATTTCCGCAGTGGCATCTACAAAGTATTTCCACATACGACTCCTTTGTATTTCCTTTTTCTTCAAAGTAATATCCCCCTAACGAACAAATAATTACTGTAAAATCATTAATTAAATGTATATATTTACCGTGTTGTAGCTAATTTAAACTTATTATAGCATAACAATTTTAATTTCCTTCTTTCATTATAGCATTAGCTTTTATCATTTTAAGAGTTGTGCATTAGAATTTCAGGTGATATACTAATCACAATTATTTTATAATCATGATTACTAAATAATCAAGATTCTGAATAATTAGACGAAGAGGATGTATAACAAGGAGTCTTGCTTAGACACAAGGGGAGGATTATGCAATGAGTAAAAAAATTGTGACACAATTTGAGTGTACATATGAAACGATTGAAAACACATGGATCGAGTTAGCAGACGGCACAAAGCTTTCTAGTCGTATTTGGCTACCAAATGTGAAATTAGGAGATAAAGTACCAGCCATTTTAGAGTATATTCCTTATCGCAAAACAGATGGAACGAGAGCGAGAGATGAACCTATGCACGGTTATTTTGCAGGACATGGCTATGCTGTTGTGCGAGTGGATATGCGAGGTTCAGGTGAGTCAGATGGTTTATTAAAGGACGAATATCTAAAGCAAGAGCAGGATGATGCCCTTGAAGTCATTGAATGGATTGCAAACCAAAGCTGGTGTGATGGCAATATCGGGATGATGGGGAAATCGTGGGGCGGATTTAATTCTCTACAAGTAGCAGCTCGTCGACCACAGGCGTTAAAGGCGATTATTACCGTAGGCTTTACAGATGATCGTTATAACAATGATATTCACTATAAGGGCGGTTGCTTGTTAAACGATAACTTCTGGTGGGGTGCTATTATGTTAGCTTACCAGTTACGTCCGATTGATCCTCACATTGTTGGCGATAGCTGGCGTGAGAAATGGATGGAGCGCTTAGAAAATATGCCTTTATGGATGGCACAGTGGATGGAGCATCAAACAAGAGACGATTATTGGAAACATGGTTCAGTTTGTGAGAATTATCAAGACATAGAAATCCCAGTTTTTGCGCTAGATGGCTGGGAAGATTCCTATACAAACACAGTCTTAAGCTTAATGGAAGGGCTTTCTGTTCCGAGAAAAGGCATCATTGGCCCGTGGGCACATGTTTATCCACATGATGGAGTGCCAGGTCCTGCAATGGGCTTTTTACAAGAAGCTGTGAAATGGTGGGATCATTGGTTAAAAGGAATAGACAACGATGTAATGGATGGCCCAATGGTGAATGTCTGGGTTGAAGAGAGCATGGAGCCATCCGTTAAGAAACCAATCAGCAAGGGCTATTGGGTTGGTTTAGAATCGTGGCCAGCAGCGGAATCAATACAAACTAAGGTGTATCAGCTGACACATGGAAAACTAGTAGAAAATCGCAGTGAGCAACAAGAGCAAGTCCTACTAAAAACTCCTCAAAATCATGGTCTTTTATCTGGTGAATGGATGGGTGCTGGCGTACTAGGCGAAAGTCCAGCAGACCAACGATTAGACGATGGAATGGCAATGGTTTTTGAAACGGATAGGCTAGAGAATGCATTAGAGATTGTGGGCTATCCAAAATTTGAAGTGGAATTAAAAAGTGACAAACAACATGCAATGCTGTTTGCACAGCTATCAGACGTAGCACCTGATGGAGCTGTCACACGTGTATCCTATGGCGTGATGAACCTAACACACTTAAATGGGCATGATCGTGTAGACCTGTTAACACCTGGTGAAAAAGTGAAGGCCTTTGTTCAGTTAGACTGTTGTGGCCATCAATTTAAAGCGGGACATCGTTTACGTCTATCCTTAGCTACAACGTTTTGGCCGATGTTTTGGCCAATGCCAGAAGACGCTACATTGACATTAAATCTAGAAACAGCTACCTTATCATTGCCAACCTTCCATGGTCAGCAAGTAGTAGGACCTAATATGAATGCTGAAAGTGCACCATTAACGCCAATCACAACGCTACAAGAAGGAAGAGTCGATCGTTCTATAGCCTATGATATTTTAACAGATACATGGACATGTATTACAGATGGAGTTGGAGGCGTATTTGGTGAAGGCATTTATCGCTTTGATGATATTGATGTCACTGTAGAACATAATTTGAAACGAGAATTAACCTTAACGAATGCTGATCCACTATCGGCTCAGTATACAATCTATCAAAAGATGAAAATTGGTCGTGAAGGCTGGTGGATTGACGCTGATATTACTGTTACCAAAACATCCGATCAGGAAAACTTCCAAATTGTTGGGGAAATGGCCATCAAAGAAAATGACAAACAAGTCTTCCATAAGGAATGGAATCAAAAAATTAAACGTCATGGCTTGTAAATAACATATAAGGGGTAAACATATGGAGGCTAAGTTAAAAAAGAATACAGCTACTTTAGTTATTTTAGCTGTTTCAGGTGCATTAATTTACGCATTGCCTTATTTTAGAAACTACTATTATGATGTCTTTCTAGATGCATTTCATTTAACCAATACACAAATGGGGACACTTGGTAGTGCGTATGGTGTTTGTTGTTTAATTTCCTACATTTTTGGAGGCTTTTGTGCAGATCGTTGGAAAACGAAATATTTATTAACCATTTCTTTAGTAGCCACAGGATTATTAGGGTTTACATTATTATTGTATCCACCCTATCCAGTACTTCTACTGATTCATGCTGCTTGGGGAATCACGTCCATTATGACGTTCTGGGGAGCATTAGTAAAAGCGGTTCGTTCTTTAGGCTCTGAAAATGAACAAGGAAAAGCGTTTGGATTTTTTGAAGGCGGACGTGGTGTAACCAATATTATTCAATCCGCTGTGATTTTAGGAATCTTTGCTTTTTTTGCAAAACATATGAGTGATAAAATGGCTCTCTCAGCAGTGATTACGGTGTATTCTGTCATTTGTCTTTTGTTGGGCCTCATGATTATGATGCTGTATAAAGATCCAGAGCAAGGAACTGTCAGTCCAGAAGATAGGGAGAGCAGTAAAACGTTTGATTGGGCAGTCCTTTGGAAAGTGTTGAAGATGCCAACTACTTGGCTTGCGACTATCCTTATCTTTACGTCCTATGCGATGATTATTAGCTATTATTACATTACACCTTATGCAACGGCCGCATTTGGTGCGTCTACGTTAATTGCTGCGGCTTTGGGCTATTTCTCGCAATATTGTCGTCCAATTGGTAGTTTTAGTGCAGGAATCATAGGCGACCGAATTGGTGTGTCGAATATGGTGTTAATTGGCTATATTTTGTTAGCGTTTGGTTTAGTAGGGCTCATTTTATTGCCAGGAAAAGCTTCTTTCATCCTTATGCTTTTAGTGTTCATTGGGATTATCTATACATCTATGTATGCTTTACAAGCGATGCATTTTGCAATTCTAGTAGAAGGTGATTATCCAGTAGAATCAACAGGAACTGTGTCTATGCCACTGATGATAATTGGTTATAGTGGTGAAATCTTTATGCCAATTATTGCAGGAGCCTGTTTAGATTACTGGGGTGGCACAGCGGGCTATAAAGTATTCTTTGGTATTTTATTAGCCTTAGCTATTATAGGATTCATTACTGTAGTCATTTGGCAGCGTGTGACGAAAGAAAAACGCCGAGAAATTGCCTTACAACGAAAGCTTTCGAAGGAACAGGCACTTACTTAATTTAGATAAACAGAGAGCTTACATTGGTTTCTTCCAAAGCAAAAAAAGCTGCGAATAGTTTTTTTACTATTTAAGGTGCGATATATAAGTTAATTATTCACAAGTCAATGTGTAAACAAGAACAAGGAGGCGTCAAGGTAATGACGCCTCTGTTTTCGTCTCCGGTTTTGTATGATCTAGTAAAAATTCCACACGATTTCTACCATGGTGTTTGGCCTGATATAAAGCCTTGTCACATCTAGATAATAAGGAATGAATTGTATCGCCCATCACAAAGCATGTCACACCAAAGCTTCCTGTTTTGTGACCAACAACTGGAAATGAATGCTGTTCAAGCTGCTGTCTTAGATTTTCAGATAGCTGCACAGCATCCTTTAAATGAGAACATGGGCAAATGACTAAAAACTCTTCACCGCCCCATCTACCAACGATGTCTCCAGCTCGTACATTATTTTTCAATAGCTCTGCTACAGTTTGTAATACAGTATCGCCTACCTGATGACCATGTTCATCATTAACGGCTTTGAAGTGATCAATATCTAACAGAATCGTAGAAAGAGGTGTTCCATTTATTTGAGCATTTTCTAATTCTTTTTCTAATACATCATCTAGGCGTACACGATTTGGAATCTGTGTTAGATGATCTGTGTTAGCTAATACTTCAAGCTTCAGCTTCGCTAATTCAAGCTCTTGGGTGCGAGCGTGTATTTTCTCTTCAAGTTGCTCATTTAACGTTTCTTGCATGATTTGATGTTCTTTCTTGATAATATTGATTTTATCTCCTAATGCTAAAGATAAAAAGATTGATTCAAAAATAGCTCCAATAGCCGGAACCTCCTCAAATATACGTGGATGGAACGGGATCACACTTAAAAAGGCTAGTGCTTGAACGATAATGGAGCCAAGTAAAACCGTCCAACCAATTAGATAAAATCGAGCCATTTTTTGGCCCTTTACTAATACAAAAATGCCTGACAACCATAAAAAAGTAAAGACAACAACAGCAAAGCTAGTTGTAAAATTATTGGTGATGGACACATCCGGAATGATAAAGGAAGCCATTAAAGAACAGATCGTAATCCATAAAAGCAATTTTCCTAGTTTGTGGAATAGCGGTAGAAATTTTTTTAACTCTAAAAATTGAATGCAAAATAAAAGCATAAATACAAGCAAAAGATTTCCACTGACTGTTAAAGATTTGATAAAGAACGCTTTCGGCAACCATGGTCCTAATAATTCAATGTCTAGTGAATTTAACGTAGCTTGATAGAAAATAAAGCTCAGCATATATAAAACATAGAAGAAATATGCTTTGTCTTTTAATGAAAAATATAAAAATAAATTATAAATTAAGAGGGCGGATAAAAAACCATAAAAGATACCTGTTAAAAATTTATATTCGCTGATCTTGTTGATGAAACTGATTTCACTATAAAGATAGGATGTTATACTGAATGGTAATGCCCCGTCTAACTTGAAATAAATTTCACGAATAGCAGGATCATTGATTTGAAATAAATTAGATCGTGAAGATATCGATTGCTCCCCTAGATTGGCGATTCCTCTTTTTTGTACCTCGTAGGTCCCATCTGCTTTAATGACATACATATCAATGCTATCTAGTTTATCAGTTACCTCTAGCCAATAGGATTTATTTTTATCTATTAAAATATCATCCATGGATAAACGTAACCAAATAGTATCTCTCGTATGCCAGAAGAATGGATACGATTGATTACTAGCCACAAAAGAATGGTCATGGACACCACTCAATAAATCTTCGATAGAGGCCTTTTTGGAAGTGTCTCGAAAAATTTCATAATGCTGTCCTAACACAATAGGATCTAGCAGCTTATCTGTTTGGCTGATTGCACTAACAGGGGGGATGAGAGCGAACATAACTAGGATAATAAGTATGAATAAATTTATTCTTCTGACAATTTTATTTTCCATGTAAGGGTCATAGCTCCTATTCTACAGTTACTAGATTATATGTAAACAATTGAATAGCCTATTACAAGATATTTGCCACAACATTATTATAGATCATAACAGCAAGATTGAGGACGAAATAAAAGGATAGTTCCTGATAATATAAGGTCTAACAAACAGCATGGAGGCTTATATTATGTCAAAAATTCAGGAATTCTATGATTTACATTTTTCACAAGAGCTATTATTTATTGGGAATGCTTGGGATGTTTTATCAGCATTATCATTAGAAAAGGCAGGCTTTCAAGCAATCGGCACAACAAGCTGGGGCATAGCGAACTCACTTGGCTATGCGGACGGTGAAAAAATCGATTTTCAACGACATCTAACAATTATTCAATCCATTACAGAGCAAGTCAACATACCCGTATCAGCAGATATTGAAGCGGGGTATGGCCATGATGAACAAAGTATTATCGACAATGTTTTGAGAACGGCAGATGTGGGAGTAGCAGGGATTAACATTGAAGATTCCCTTAAACATCAAACAGGCTTAAGAAGCATAATTGAACACTGTTATTTATTAACAAACATGAGGAAAGAATTAGATAATCATGGCTATAAAGATTTCTTTATAAATGCTCGAACGGATACGTACTTTCAATTGGAGCAACCATTTGAGGAAACAATAACAAGAGCAAAAGCTTATATTGAGAGCGGAGCAAGTGGTATATTTATCCCAGGCTTAACAGATGCCAATGAAATAAGCACGGTGACTTGTAATATAAATGCGCCCATTAATCTTCTTTCTTTACCTAATTTAACGAATGTCAAGCTGTTAAAAGAATTAGGGGTGAAACGTTTTAGCTTTGGTAATGCACTTTCAGATAAAATAATTGCGCATTTAACACAGCGTGCTGCACAATTAATAAAAGACCAAGATACTTCTGTGTTATATATTTAGTCGATGGGAATGAGGTGAAATAATCATGGACAATGCAGTCAATTTATCATTTGAGGAAAAATGGGAAAAGATTATAGCGTGTGATCAAACCTATGATGGGCTTTTTTATACAGCGGTTAAAACTACTAAGGTTTATTGCCGTCCTTCCTGTAAATCCAGAAAACCGAAAAAGATGAATGTTGAATTTTATGAAGATATCCAAGAGGTAGAGGCGGCTGGCTATCGGGCATGTAAACGATGTCAGCCTGAAATCGAACATTCCCCACACACGCAATTGATTAAAAATGTTACGACTTTTATGATGAACGAATATAAACAAAGATTGACTTTACAGGATATGGCGGAGCATGTTGGCCTCAGTCCCTTTCACCTTGAACGACTATTTAAACAAGAGACTGCTGAGACGCCCCGAACGTATTTAGAGAAAATCAGAATTGATAAGGCTGCCCATCTATTAAAACA encodes:
- the dinG gene encoding ATP-dependent DNA helicase DinG encodes the protein MMESQKYAIVDLETTGHSPANGDRMIQIAVVIMKDWEIERTYTKFINPGKAIPTFIQDLTHITNEDVKDALPFEAHADYIYELLADCVFVAHNADFDLSFLQAEFKRAGLPKWQGKKMDTVELAKILFPMSLGFKLGDLAADLNIELANAHRADDDARATAELFRHCWKELLSLPQLTLEQMHKRSFRLKSNISQLFFEALQIKRQHITGRENVHYYRNFAIGNGRNKHEHMTETIPYPQSVAEKISLMSKAMPNFEERPAQFDMMDTIWQAFHEQQECVIEASTGIGKTAGYLLPAILFARAVDKKIAISTYTSYLQEQLVEEELPKIEKILGTKVNLCVLKGMQHYIDLERFEQCMAHADESYDDTFTILQILVWLTKTETGVLSELNVSGGGQLFLEKIRKIPNDKPSKGFDFYEQALKNSAVADCIVTNHAMVLSDLVRQTPLFTEIDGWIIDEAHQFIQAAMQQDEVVFSYTQWKYIFGQIGTMEDTALFQQFCQAAKKKQRVAMQNLQHLDAQFIRLQRTFDETIQRAVQKMQQQMKGKQAGSKCTLFLEDVSLAKESFAQVSKLTQQWLDLATSITQSFENAIEQLDKNDQYVLSEWQYWIREVKIKIAEWDDIFLSPQEGNSVWLEFDVRSVPGSLHVFKKPVNVTPIIEQVLAPLRQQASIVWTSGTLTVPGNEGFVTRQLGIADNVEVLKLQAPPAYYAGAKAFIVTDMPDIQHVSQEEYIEAVAHAITRTVRMTEGRCFVLFTAQDMLRKTVELIQDSELLDDYMLFAQGVTGGSRMRILKSFQKFSHAVLFGTNSFWEGVDVPGDALASVIVVRLPFSSPEEPVFKARAKHLTTQGRNSFTELSLPEAIMRFKQGFGRLIRSSQDKGAFIVLDRRITSKSYGKEFIKALPPIDVKKLQLPELLKELNHWQK
- a CDS encoding TetR/AcrR family transcriptional regulator gives rise to the protein MWKYFVDATAEIIEEEGLENVTIRKVADKAGYNSATIYNYFSEISHLLFFASMRCLQDYTNEVARYIERGKDPIEKYLLAWECFCQYSFKQPQIFHAVFIMDLGETPEALLENYYNFYPNDLINIPDDLKTILFQHSLTKRGRSMLEIALKEGYLTEGNVDAINEITLLIWQGMFTNLLNNRKSYDAEQATAITMKYITEIVRNANLFDEQNKNKQRES
- a CDS encoding CocE/NonD family hydrolase produces the protein MSKKIVTQFECTYETIENTWIELADGTKLSSRIWLPNVKLGDKVPAILEYIPYRKTDGTRARDEPMHGYFAGHGYAVVRVDMRGSGESDGLLKDEYLKQEQDDALEVIEWIANQSWCDGNIGMMGKSWGGFNSLQVAARRPQALKAIITVGFTDDRYNNDIHYKGGCLLNDNFWWGAIMLAYQLRPIDPHIVGDSWREKWMERLENMPLWMAQWMEHQTRDDYWKHGSVCENYQDIEIPVFALDGWEDSYTNTVLSLMEGLSVPRKGIIGPWAHVYPHDGVPGPAMGFLQEAVKWWDHWLKGIDNDVMDGPMVNVWVEESMEPSVKKPISKGYWVGLESWPAAESIQTKVYQLTHGKLVENRSEQQEQVLLKTPQNHGLLSGEWMGAGVLGESPADQRLDDGMAMVFETDRLENALEIVGYPKFEVELKSDKQHAMLFAQLSDVAPDGAVTRVSYGVMNLTHLNGHDRVDLLTPGEKVKAFVQLDCCGHQFKAGHRLRLSLATTFWPMFWPMPEDATLTLNLETATLSLPTFHGQQVVGPNMNAESAPLTPITTLQEGRVDRSIAYDILTDTWTCITDGVGGVFGEGIYRFDDIDVTVEHNLKRELTLTNADPLSAQYTIYQKMKIGREGWWIDADITVTKTSDQENFQIVGEMAIKENDKQVFHKEWNQKIKRHGL
- a CDS encoding MFS transporter encodes the protein MEAKLKKNTATLVILAVSGALIYALPYFRNYYYDVFLDAFHLTNTQMGTLGSAYGVCCLISYIFGGFCADRWKTKYLLTISLVATGLLGFTLLLYPPYPVLLLIHAAWGITSIMTFWGALVKAVRSLGSENEQGKAFGFFEGGRGVTNIIQSAVILGIFAFFAKHMSDKMALSAVITVYSVICLLLGLMIMMLYKDPEQGTVSPEDRESSKTFDWAVLWKVLKMPTTWLATILIFTSYAMIISYYYITPYATAAFGASTLIAAALGYFSQYCRPIGSFSAGIIGDRIGVSNMVLIGYILLAFGLVGLILLPGKASFILMLLVFIGIIYTSMYALQAMHFAILVEGDYPVESTGTVSMPLMIIGYSGEIFMPIIAGACLDYWGGTAGYKVFFGILLALAIIGFITVVIWQRVTKEKRREIALQRKLSKEQALT
- a CDS encoding sensor domain-containing diguanylate cyclase yields the protein MENKIVRRINLFILIILVMFALIPPVSAISQTDKLLDPIVLGQHYEIFRDTSKKASIEDLLSGVHDHSFVASNQSYPFFWHTRDTIWLRLSMDDILIDKNKSYWLEVTDKLDSIDMYVIKADGTYEVQKRGIANLGEQSISSRSNLFQINDPAIREIYFKLDGALPFSITSYLYSEISFINKISEYKFLTGIFYGFLSALLIYNLFLYFSLKDKAYFFYVLYMLSFIFYQATLNSLDIELLGPWLPKAFFIKSLTVSGNLLLVFMLLFCIQFLELKKFLPLFHKLGKLLLWITICSLMASFIIPDVSITNNFTTSFAVVVFTFLWLSGIFVLVKGQKMARFYLIGWTVLLGSIIVQALAFLSVIPFHPRIFEEVPAIGAIFESIFLSLALGDKINIIKKEHQIMQETLNEQLEEKIHARTQELELAKLKLEVLANTDHLTQIPNRVRLDDVLEKELENAQINGTPLSTILLDIDHFKAVNDEHGHQVGDTVLQTVAELLKNNVRAGDIVGRWGGEEFLVICPCSHLKDAVQLSENLRQQLEQHSFPVVGHKTGSFGVTCFVMGDTIHSLLSRCDKALYQAKHHGRNRVEFLLDHTKPETKTEASLP
- a CDS encoding isocitrate lyase/PEP mutase family protein, with protein sequence MSKIQEFYDLHFSQELLFIGNAWDVLSALSLEKAGFQAIGTTSWGIANSLGYADGEKIDFQRHLTIIQSITEQVNIPVSADIEAGYGHDEQSIIDNVLRTADVGVAGINIEDSLKHQTGLRSIIEHCYLLTNMRKELDNHGYKDFFINARTDTYFQLEQPFEETITRAKAYIESGASGIFIPGLTDANEISTVTCNINAPINLLSLPNLTNVKLLKELGVKRFSFGNALSDKIIAHLTQRAAQLIKDQDTSVLYI
- a CDS encoding bifunctional transcriptional activator/DNA repair enzyme AdaA; amino-acid sequence: MDNAVNLSFEEKWEKIIACDQTYDGLFYTAVKTTKVYCRPSCKSRKPKKMNVEFYEDIQEVEAAGYRACKRCQPEIEHSPHTQLIKNVTTFMMNEYKQRLTLQDMAEHVGLSPFHLERLFKQETAETPRTYLEKIRIDKAAHLLKHTNFTNLEICYEAGFQSPSNFYKVFRRMKNCSPTEYRNLS